In the Enterococcus rotai genome, GCATAAATATAATTTCTGAAATAAAATTAAGGGCGAGAAAAAGCAAGCTTGATTTTTTAAGTTTAGTCCTTTTCTTGTCCTTTTTACATAGAATAAAGGAGCGGCATCGATGAAAAAACCACTGATAATATTTGACGATTTTACTTTTCAATATCATAGTCAGGCTGAACCAACATTACATAACATTGATCTAACGATTTATGAAGGGGAAAAAGTCCTCGTTGTTGGTCCAAGTGGCAGTGGCAAGTCAACTTTTGCTCAATGCATCAACGGCTTGATTCCCTATAGCTATGAAGGGAAAATAAGCGGATCTGTCAAAATCGGCGACAAAGACCTAGCCAAGACTAGCTTATTTGATTTGTCATTTGATGTTGGAACAGTATTGCAAGATACAGATGGTCAATTTATCGGGTTAACAGTTGGAGAAGATGTTGCATTCGCTTTAGAAAATGATGGAGTTTCACAAATCAAGATGCATGAAGAAGTCAATCATTGGACTAAAATAGTCGGCTTAAATGACTTTTTGCATCATCGACCGCAAGATTTATCTGGTGGTCAAAAGCAACGAGTATCAATGGCAGGTGTTTTGATTGATGAAGCACCAATTTTATTGTTTGATGAGCCGTTAGCAAATCTTGATCCTAAAGCAGGAAAAGAAACGATTGCTTTAATAGAAGAGATCCATCAAAAGACAAAAACGACTATTTTGATTATTGAACATCGCTTAGAAGATGTTTTGTATCGTTCGGTTGACCGTGTGATTGTTTTTAATGAGGGAAGAGTGGTGGCAGATTTACCAGCTGATGACTTATTAAAAACAGAGATTCTAACTGAACAAGGAATTCGAGAGCCACTCTATATAACTGCAATGAAATATGCTGGTGTAGACTTAGAAACGGTTGAACAGCTGTCTAACATTGAAAAAGTTCAAGCACCAAATTTAAAAGAGCAAATGGAAAAATGGATGACCAAACAAACCAGATTTTCAGAGCAAAAAAACTTACCAGCATTATTAGAATTAGAAAAGGTGACGTACCAATATAATCGAAATAATCAGTCTGTTTTAAACGAAGTTTCAGTTGCGTTTAATCGTGGAGAAATGCTTAGTATTGTTGGGAAAAATGGCGCTGGTAAATCTACCTTGAGTAAAGCTATTTGTGGATTTGTTACACCTCAATCAGGAAAAATGAGTTGGTTAGGTATCGATTTTACACTGTTTTCTATCAAAGAACGTGCGGATAAAATTGGCTTTGTTATGCAAAATCCAAATCAGATGATTTCTAAGAAAATGATTTTTGAAGAGGTTGCTCTAGGGTTGACACTAAAAGGAGTCTCAGAAGCTGAAATTAATGAACGAGTTGAAAAAGTCTTGAAAATCTGTGGGCTACATTCATTTCGTCATTGGCCGATTTCGGCGCTGAGCTTTGGACAAAAAAAACGCGTTACGATTGCGGCGATTTTAGTTTTAGAACCTGAAATGATCATATTGGATGAGCCAACTGCAGGACAGGATTTTAAACATTATACTGAAATGATGACCTTTTTAGAAGAGCTGAATCAAATGGGGGTCACGATTGCAATGATTACTCACGACATGCATCTGATGTTGGAGTATACAGATCGAGCGTTGGTATTGTATGAGGGGAAAATTATCGCTGATACAACGCCAGTAAAGGTTTTAACGGATTCTGAGTTAGTAGAACGAGCTTCTTTAAAAGAAACAAGTTTGTTTACTTTTGCTCAACATTTAGGGTTGGAGGATCCGTTTTTATTTACTGAAAACTTTATGACATATGATCAGGAGGTGCGTTTGAAATGAATGGACATCAGATGTTAGGCTACATTCCTGATAAGACAGTTATCCATAAGTTAAATGGGACAGCTAAACTGATTTTTCTGATTCTATTATCGATTGCTTGTATGACAACCTATGATACTCGGTTTTTGATAGGGATGACCTTATTTTCACTGATTTTATTTAAGCTATCCAATATCAAATGGCATCAGATTTCCTTTGTTGTAAAATTTATTTTTGTTTTTTCATTACTAAATATTATTGCAGTTTACCTGTTTGCACCAGAATACGGAGTAGAATTATATCAGTCTAGAACGGTTATTTGGGAAGGGATTGGGCGATTTACCCTGACGCAAGAGCAATTATTTTATGAGTTCAATTTAGTTCTAAAATATTTTTGTACGATTCCGTTAGTCTTGATTTTTCTGTTAACAACGAACCCAAGTGAGTTTGCTTCTAGCTTAAATCGAATCGGGGTTAGTTATAAAATAAGTTATGCTGTAGCGTTAGCAATTCGTTACATTCCAGATATTCAAGAAGACTTTGTCAATATCTCTCTGGCCCAACAAGCTCGTGGTTTTGAAATGTCTAAAAAAGGCAAACTCACACAACGAATCAAAGGAACGGCTCAGATTGTTTTTCCTCTGATCCTTTCAAGTCTAGATCGTATTGAGACGATCAGCACAGCAATGGAGTTGCGGCGCTTTGGTGAAGAGAAAAAAAGAACCTGGTATGCACAACAACCATTTCATGTTTCTGATTTTATCGTTATAGGGTTAGCTATTGTACTGACGATGGTCAGTTTTGCCTTATTCAAAGTAAATAGTGGGAGATTTTATAATCCGTTTAACTAATATTTTTTAAGCTTACTAGTGTCATTAGTAAGCTTTTTTATTTCTTATTTCTGACTAGACCAATTTCCTTTTTAGATAAAAGTGTTGACAGATATATTTGTTATATTGTATTATTAGTGCAGTTTCTATTTGATGTTTTGAAAAGGAGGATAGTTATACCAATAATGGAATAGCGCCAGGCCTGATTCATCAGGTGACGAGGAGAGAGCTTATCGAAAGATTCGGCGGATGGCTCTAGGGACTGCACTCTACAAGTTGGACATAAAACATAATTGCAACGTTATAACAAAATGCCAACTACGCAGGATAGAAACCAACAAGAAAAAAATCAAGAAAAGAGAATAGATGGATAAAAAAATAGAGAGTGGTTTTAACAGGAAACGGCTTAATACTTATGTTTTATTCGTCAATTCCTTTTTTCTTGGTCAATGATTTAAGAAAATCAAGAAAGTAGGAAATAGATAATATGTGTGGAATTGTAGGAATTATTGGAAAAGACAATGCGACTGATATTTTAGTTCAAGGATTAGAAAAGTTAGAATACCGTGGTTACGATTCAGCAGGTATTTTTGTAACTGGAAAAAATCAAGACGATCATTTAGTAAAATCATTAGGTCGAATCGCTGATCTACAAAATAAAATCAGTCCAGAAGTTCAAGGAACTGTGGGGATCGGACACACGCGTTGGGCTACACATGGCAAACCGAGTGAAAGAAATGCGCATCCGCATACATCAAGCAATCACCAGTTTATTTTAGTACACAATGGTGTGATCGAAAATTTTGAAGAAATAAAACAGGAATTTCTTAAAAATACGCCACTAGAAGGTGAAACAGATACTGAAATTGCCGTACATTTGATTGAATATTTTGCAGAATCTGGAATGACAACAAAAGAAGCCTTTAAAAAAGCACTGAATGTGATTAAAGGTTCGTATGCATTTGCATTGATAGACAAGAACGACCCAGACACGATCTATGTAGCAAAAAATAAAAGTCCATTATTAATTGGATTAGGCGATGATTTTAATGTAATTTGCAGTGATGCGATGGCAATGCTAGCTGAAACAAACCATTTTGTGGAAATTGCTGATGGGGAAACGGTCATTGTTAAAGCGGATAAAATCGAGATTGAAGATCAAAAAGGCAATTTGGTCTACCGCGAATCTTATGAAGCTCAATTAGATTTAAGTGATATTGAAAAAGGGGCATACCCTTATTATATGTTAAAAGAAATTGATGACCAGCCAGCTGTTATGCGTCGAATCGTACAGGAATATACAGATACACTTGGAAGAACTGTGATCGATGAAGATATCATTAAACAAATAACTGCTAGCGATCGTATTTATGTCATCGCATGCGGAACTAGCTATAATGCTGGCTGGGTAGGAAAAGCAATTCTCGAGAAAATGACGAATATTCCAGTTGAAGTGCATCTTTCAAGCGAGTTTGGCTATAATATGCCATTATTGTCAGATAATCCATTTTTTATTTTCTTGAGTCAAAGTGGAGAAACAGCTGATAGTCGCCAAGTATTGGTGCAAACTAGTGAGTTAGGGTTACCGTCACTTACACTAACAAATGTAGCTGGCTCTACTTTATCTAGAGAAGCCGATTACACGTTATTACTTCATGCAGGACCAGAAATTGCGGTTGCGTCAACAAAAGCTTATACGGCACAAATTGCAGTTTTAGCGGTGCTTGCTAAAGCAGTTGGTGACAGCAAAGCAAACCCGTCCTCACTCGACTTTGATATTGCGCATGAATTAAGTGTAATTGCCACAGTTATAGAATCGATCATTGCTGAAAAAATGACGATTAGTCAATTGGTAGAAGACTATTTAGCGACAACAAGAAATGCGTTTTATATCGGGCGTGGTGTAGATTACTATGTATCGATGGAGGCCTCATTGAAGCTAAAAGAAATTTCATATATCCAAGCGGAAGGTTTTGCTGCTGGAGAATTAAAGCATGGAACGATTGCATTGATTGAAGAGATGACACCCGTTTTTGGCGTGATCACAGATAAAAAAACAGCAGCACATACGCGTGGAAATTTAAAAGAAGTTGAAAGTCGTGGTGCTCGCAACTTTGTTATTGCTCTGTCATCATTGGCAAAAGAGACGGATCAGTTCGTTATACCAGATGTGCATCCATTGTTGACCGCTTTAGTGAGCATCATTCCAACGCAATTGATTGCTTATTTTGCAACATTGCAAAGAGGCTATGACGTAGATAAGCCTCGTAATTTAGCCAAAAGTGTAACGGTCGAATAAACTAAAACAACAGCTGAACTTATTCTTTGGGAATAAATTCAGCTGTTGCTTTATTTTATCGGTATTGTAACATCAAATGTTGTTCCAGTTTCTTTATCACTACGAACACTGAGTAAAAAGTGATGACGTTCAGCGATTTCCTTAGCAATTGCCAAACCCAATCCGGTACCGTCTAGTTGCTCCTTAGAACGTGCTTGGTGGAAGCGTTGAAAGATTTCTTTTTGTTCCTTTGGAGAAATATAGGAACCTGGATTATGAACACTGATGTTGATCGTATCATTTACTTTGTTCGCTTGAATCTCAATAATTGCTTTAGGTGGTGCAAACTTAATGGCATTTTCAATCAAAATAACAAACAGCTGTCGAATTCGACCATAGTCACCATTGACAACAACGGGTTCTTCTATAGCGGTTTTAAAACACAGCTGCTGTTCTTTTGATGAAGTTTTCAAGCGGAGACTCCTCAAACTGTCTGATAAAACATCATTGATTGCAACAGGTTCCATTGTAATCGTAAATTCTGGATTTTCTAACCGAGATAATTCTAGCAAATCATTGATCAAGCGCTCTAATACAATTGATTCTGCTAATAATTGTTGGTGATATTGCTCGATCTTTTCTGGTTGCTGGATCAGACCATCATTTAAGGATTCAAGCGAGCCGCGAATGACCGTTACTGGCGTTCGCAATTCGTGAGAAATCGTGGATAAAAAATTTTTTTGTGCTTGTTCGCGATTTTCCCGCTGAAATTTCGCTTCAGCTAACCGATTTTTTAAAATAGTCAATTTTTCGCTCAACTGACCTATTTCATCTTTAGTCTGGATATCCAATGATTCTTCATAATTTTCTACAACAAGCTCTTCTGTAAAATGACTCATTTTATTGATCGGGGCGATGAATTTTTTTGATAATAAAATAGAGAGTAGCAGGCCAATGATCCAAGCAATCAAAATACTGATAAAGAGCAATAAATACCCCTGATTCTCTTCTTTATGAACGCTGGAGACTGCTGAATGAAGTAAAACCACAGCTAAAACAGTGCCCTTGCTATTCGTGACAGGAGCACCAACTGTCACGGTTGGTTTGCCAATAAAATGACTAAAAGCATCACTAGTCGTTGTTTTTCCAGCATAGACTCTTTTGATGACATCTTGCGCATTGTCAGGTAATTCACTATATTCTTTATCGTGCATACCATGACCGACAGTAATCGTATCAGAATTTTCATCAACTATCCAAATATCATCCAGCGCTAGCTGATCCATGAAATTAAGGAAAGAAGAATATCCCATACCCATCTTCATGGAAGAACCAGACCCCATCATGCCATGCATAGATGAGTTACTTTCATTTGTGGTTTCTTGTTCGTCAAAATAGTCGCTTAAAGTCTCAGCGATGACTGTTGCTCGGCGCGTCATTTCTTCTGTATGGATCGTAATCGTTTGTTTAGAAAATAAAGTACTAAATGCTACACCAATTACTAATGAAAAAAGCAACAGCGTTAAGGAAAAATAAAGAACGAGTTTTCTAGTCAGCTTGTTTTTCATTTTTTACCCTCAAACTTATACCCTTGGCCCCAAACCGTTGCAATTTCCCAATTAGGATGCGAGACTTCGTCTAGTTTGGCTCGTAATCGTTTAATATGAGTATCAACCGTTCTTGCATCACCAAAGTAATCGATGCCCCATAAGCTATCCAATAAGTTATCTCGCGAAAAAACCTTTTCTGGATTGGCTAATAGTAGCCATAAAAGTTCTAATTCTCTTTTCGTTAAAAAGATTTCTTGAGTGGCGATCGTTACTTTTTTTTCTTCCAAATAAACAGTCAAATTATCATAAGTCAAACGATCCATAGTATGTTGATTTTCTTCTGTTCGCTCAAGTCGTCTTAAAATTGCTCGAATTCGCGCCATCACTTCACTTGGGGAAAATGGTTTCACTATATAATCATCGGCGCCAATATCTAGCCCCATGATGCGATGATAGTCTTCTCCTTTGGCTGTGATCATGATAATTGGGACATTTGATGTTGCCCGGATCGTTTTGCAAACACCAAATCCATCGATTTTTGGTAGCATGACATCTAGTAAAATCAGTTCAATCGTATGGCTAGAAAACGCATCTAAGGCTGCTTGACCATTATCAGCTATGATTGGATTAAATCCTTCTTTTAGAACATATTCTTTGAGTACTTCTGTAATTTGCAAATGATCATCAACGATCAAAATATTTTTCATGAGAGGACCTCCTAGATTCTTCTTTTATTATAGACAAAAATTACGCATTTAGGGAATTTATTTTCGACACATATTTGACACAATTATTTAATAGACTGAAGTCA is a window encoding:
- a CDS encoding HAMP domain-containing sensor histidine kinase, whose amino-acid sequence is MKNKLTRKLVLYFSLTLLLFSLVIGVAFSTLFSKQTITIHTEEMTRRATVIAETLSDYFDEQETTNESNSSMHGMMGSGSSMKMGMGYSSFLNFMDQLALDDIWIVDENSDTITVGHGMHDKEYSELPDNAQDVIKRVYAGKTTTSDAFSHFIGKPTVTVGAPVTNSKGTVLAVVLLHSAVSSVHKEENQGYLLLFISILIAWIIGLLLSILLSKKFIAPINKMSHFTEELVVENYEESLDIQTKDEIGQLSEKLTILKNRLAEAKFQRENREQAQKNFLSTISHELRTPVTVIRGSLESLNDGLIQQPEKIEQYHQQLLAESIVLERLINDLLELSRLENPEFTITMEPVAINDVLSDSLRSLRLKTSSKEQQLCFKTAIEEPVVVNGDYGRIRQLFVILIENAIKFAPPKAIIEIQANKVNDTINISVHNPGSYISPKEQKEIFQRFHQARSKEQLDGTGLGLAIAKEIAERHHFLLSVRSDKETGTTFDVTIPIK
- a CDS encoding response regulator transcription factor, with product MKNILIVDDHLQITEVLKEYVLKEGFNPIIADNGQAALDAFSSHTIELILLDVMLPKIDGFGVCKTIRATSNVPIIMITAKGEDYHRIMGLDIGADDYIVKPFSPSEVMARIRAILRRLERTEENQHTMDRLTYDNLTVYLEEKKVTIATQEIFLTKRELELLWLLLANPEKVFSRDNLLDSLWGIDYFGDARTVDTHIKRLRAKLDEVSHPNWEIATVWGQGYKFEGKK
- the glmS gene encoding glutamine--fructose-6-phosphate transaminase (isomerizing), yielding MCGIVGIIGKDNATDILVQGLEKLEYRGYDSAGIFVTGKNQDDHLVKSLGRIADLQNKISPEVQGTVGIGHTRWATHGKPSERNAHPHTSSNHQFILVHNGVIENFEEIKQEFLKNTPLEGETDTEIAVHLIEYFAESGMTTKEAFKKALNVIKGSYAFALIDKNDPDTIYVAKNKSPLLIGLGDDFNVICSDAMAMLAETNHFVEIADGETVIVKADKIEIEDQKGNLVYRESYEAQLDLSDIEKGAYPYYMLKEIDDQPAVMRRIVQEYTDTLGRTVIDEDIIKQITASDRIYVIACGTSYNAGWVGKAILEKMTNIPVEVHLSSEFGYNMPLLSDNPFFIFLSQSGETADSRQVLVQTSELGLPSLTLTNVAGSTLSREADYTLLLHAGPEIAVASTKAYTAQIAVLAVLAKAVGDSKANPSSLDFDIAHELSVIATVIESIIAEKMTISQLVEDYLATTRNAFYIGRGVDYYVSMEASLKLKEISYIQAEGFAAGELKHGTIALIEEMTPVFGVITDKKTAAHTRGNLKEVESRGARNFVIALSSLAKETDQFVIPDVHPLLTALVSIIPTQLIAYFATLQRGYDVDKPRNLAKSVTVE
- a CDS encoding energy-coupling factor transporter transmembrane component T family protein; translation: MNGHQMLGYIPDKTVIHKLNGTAKLIFLILLSIACMTTYDTRFLIGMTLFSLILFKLSNIKWHQISFVVKFIFVFSLLNIIAVYLFAPEYGVELYQSRTVIWEGIGRFTLTQEQLFYEFNLVLKYFCTIPLVLIFLLTTNPSEFASSLNRIGVSYKISYAVALAIRYIPDIQEDFVNISLAQQARGFEMSKKGKLTQRIKGTAQIVFPLILSSLDRIETISTAMELRRFGEEKKRTWYAQQPFHVSDFIVIGLAIVLTMVSFALFKVNSGRFYNPFN
- a CDS encoding ABC transporter ATP-binding protein, with protein sequence MKKPLIIFDDFTFQYHSQAEPTLHNIDLTIYEGEKVLVVGPSGSGKSTFAQCINGLIPYSYEGKISGSVKIGDKDLAKTSLFDLSFDVGTVLQDTDGQFIGLTVGEDVAFALENDGVSQIKMHEEVNHWTKIVGLNDFLHHRPQDLSGGQKQRVSMAGVLIDEAPILLFDEPLANLDPKAGKETIALIEEIHQKTKTTILIIEHRLEDVLYRSVDRVIVFNEGRVVADLPADDLLKTEILTEQGIREPLYITAMKYAGVDLETVEQLSNIEKVQAPNLKEQMEKWMTKQTRFSEQKNLPALLELEKVTYQYNRNNQSVLNEVSVAFNRGEMLSIVGKNGAGKSTLSKAICGFVTPQSGKMSWLGIDFTLFSIKERADKIGFVMQNPNQMISKKMIFEEVALGLTLKGVSEAEINERVEKVLKICGLHSFRHWPISALSFGQKKRVTIAAILVLEPEMIILDEPTAGQDFKHYTEMMTFLEELNQMGVTIAMITHDMHLMLEYTDRALVLYEGKIIADTTPVKVLTDSELVERASLKETSLFTFAQHLGLEDPFLFTENFMTYDQEVRLK